One window of Quercus robur chromosome 12, dhQueRobu3.1, whole genome shotgun sequence genomic DNA carries:
- the LOC126708979 gene encoding ubiquitin carboxyl-terminal hydrolase 20-like translates to METLKPNSAPSDSTIPEEIFDVSSLLKETLGGSSPSLPSETLDDHSLVPIPSIQNGSSQADQSMAVPPSNSTGSSSILPSINETLNGSSSSSLVIETETLDDCPSFPLCCDGEEDVLEEEEELLPSSPNRLLGNNLWDYSSSRWSSSHSSSSWSSSRGTSSSSSSWSTWPSLEETRSSLPISNSSTLEFKPSTVGAGLANLGNTCFINAILQCFTHTVPLVQALRCCNHAVPCDRGREGFCVLCALFDHVERSLAAAGGVLSPLELVDNLNHFSSYFRRYQQEDAHEFLQCFLDKLESCCLDLKAKDKGLLSQDNNLVESIFGGRLVSNLRCCNCGHSSDTYEPLIDLSLEIEDVDTLPSALESFTKVEKIEDLETKFTCENCKEEVLVEKQFMLDQAPSVAAFHLKRFKTEGSFIQKVDKHVEFPLQLDLQSYTSGNQDNKVELKYDLYAVVVHIGFSSTSGHYFSFIRSSPETWYRLDDSKVTSVREEFVLAQEAYILFYAKQGTPWFSSLMEAPNPCLDPNILNTSPKSVLDNVDSVCTIYPSVASIDNCDANESRDKVEGVSSDFSCGTRHQRVEVSETRDAIVGSSGPLLCRSKQDELGSNDSKDNTPINNTSMLLEANNPPDGTSYNDEKMCTTSSLGRSNSHKGIDENKDDGFHPLTPPGSPSPDKVSLESSEVRYQIPRDHLKSEKPVSCKKRLSKDLEDSKRKEAVRYLSRSVPYSRGSKLIAAVLGNQSEGSLNKRKRMVSSPCKNSPPSTRRKANHNSVMQPMTAAIFR, encoded by the exons ATGGAAACCCTAAAACCCAACTCTGCTCCTTCAGATTCCACCATTCCCGAAGAAATCTTTGATGTGTCTTCACTATTGAAAGAAACTCTTGGTGGGTCTTCACCGTCTTTGCCTTCTGAAACCCTAGATGACCATTCTTTGGTCCCTATACCCTCAATTCAAAATGGGTCTTCTCAAGCTGACCAATCTATGGCTGTTCCGCCATCAAATTCAACTGGGTCTTCCTCAATTTTACCTTCAATCAATGAAACCCTAAatgggtcttcttcttcttctttggttATTGAAACAGAAACCCTAGATGATTGTCCCAGCTTCCCTCTCTGTTGTGATGGAGAAGAAGATGTccttgaggaagaagaagaactatTGCCCTCTTCCCCAAATCGCTTATTGGGTAACAATTTATGGGACTATTCGTCTTCGCGTTGGTCTTCTTCACATAGTTCTTCGTCATGGTCATCATCTCGTGGgacttcatcttcatcttcgtcCTGGTCTACTTGGCCTTCTTTAGAAGAAACAAGGTCTTCTTTGCCCATTTCAAACTCTTCTACCCTTGAATTCAAGCCATCCACTGTG GGTGCAGGGCTTGCAAATCTGGGCAATACATGCTTTATCAATGCCATCCTGCAATGCTTTACACACACAGTGCCACTTGTCCAGGCTCTTCGGTGTTGCAATCATGCTGTGCCCTGTGACC GTGGTAGAGAAGGGTTCTGTGTTCTTTGTGCTCTCTTTGACCATGTTGAACGTTCACTAGCTGCTGCAGGAGGGGTTCTTTCGCCTTTGGAACTTGTTGACAATTTGAACC ACTTTTCATCTTATTTCCGGAGATACCAGCAGGAAGATGCCCATGAATTTCTGCAATGCTTCTTAGACAAGCTTGAGAGTTGTTGTTTGGATTTGAAGGCAAAGGATAAGGGTTTGTTGTCCCAAGATAATAACCTAGTGGAAAGTATTTTTGGAGGCCGTCTTGTGAGCAAT CTTCGCTGTTGCAATTGCGGCCACTCTTCTGATACATATGAACCTTTGATAGACCTGAGTTTGGAGATTGAAGATGTGGACACCCTTCCAAGTGCTTTGGAGTCGTTTACCAAAGTGGAAAAAATTGAAGATTTGGAGACAAAGTTTACATGTGAGAACTGCAAGGAAGAAGTGTTGGTGGAGAAGCAGTTCATGCTGGACCAGGCTCCTTCAGTTGCTGCATTCCATTTGAAAAGATTCAAGACTGAAGGGTCCTTCATTCAGAAAGTTGACAAGCATGTGGAATTCCCTTTGCAGTTGGACTTGCAATCCTACACCTCTGGCAATCAGGACAATAAG GTGGAATTGAAGTATGACCTGTATGCAGTTGTGGTGCATATTGGGTTTTCATCTACTTCTGGACATTACTTCAGCTTCATTCGATCCTCTCCAGAGACATGGTACAGGTTGGATGATTCAAAG GTCACTAGTGTCCGAGAAGAATTTGTGCTAGCTCAGGAGGCCTACATTCTGTTCTATGCAAAGCAGGGTACACCCTGGTTTTCAAGTTTAATGGAAGCACCGAATCCATGCTTGGATCCAAACATATTGAATACATCGCCGAAGTCAGTTCTTGATAATGTGGATAGTGTCTGTACTATATATCCTAGTGTGGCTAGTATTGATAATTGTGATGCCAATGAATCCCGAGATAAAGTTGAGGGAGTTTCTTCTGATTTCTCATGTGGAACAAGACATCAAAGGGTTGAGGTCAGTGAAACTAGAGATGCTATTGTTGGTAGTTCTGGACCATTATTATGCAGATCAAAGCAAGATGAACTTGGGTCCAATGACTCTAAAGATAATACTCCCATTAATAACACCTCAATGCTACTTGAGGCAAATAATCCCCCTGATGGGACTTCATACAATGATGAGAAAATGTGTACTACATCCTCACTTGGGAGAAGTAACAGCCATAAGGGAATTGATGAAAATAAAGACGATGGTTTCCATCCTCTAACGCCACCTGGATCTCCAAGTCCAGATAAGGTTTCTTTAGAGTCTTCAG AGGTGAGGTATCAAATTCCCCGTGATCATCTTAAATCAGAGAAGCCAGTGAGTTGCAAAAAACGGTTGAGCAAGGATTTAGAAGATTCAAAGAGAAAGGAAGCTGTCAGATACCTTTCAAGGAGTGTGCCTTACTCACGGGGCTCAAAACTTATTGCTGCCGTGCTTGGAAACCAAAGTGAAGGTTCTCTGAACAAGAGGAAAAGAATGGTATCATCCCCATGCAAGAACAGCCCTCCTAGTACTCGTCGTAAAGCCAACCATAATTCTGTCATGCAGCCCATGACTGCAGCAATTTTCCGGTGA